In one window of Arctopsyche grandis isolate Sample6627 chromosome 6, ASM5162203v2, whole genome shotgun sequence DNA:
- the LOC143913270 gene encoding U6 snRNA-associated Sm-like protein LSm2: MLFFSFFKSLVGKDVVVELKNELSICGTLHSVDQYLNIKLTDITVAGVGGGAGGCPHMFAVRSCFIRGSVVRYVQLPADEVDTHLLQDAARKEAVSAR; encoded by the coding sequence ATGTTGTTCTTCTCGTTCTTCAAGTCGCTGGTGGGTAAAGACGTGGTGGTGGAGCTGAAGAACGAGCTGAGCATCTGCGGCACCCTGCACTCGGTGGACCAATACCTGAACATCAAACTGACGGACATCACGGTGGCGGGGGTGGGAGGGGGCGCGGGCGGCTGTCCCCACATGTTTGCGGTCCGCAGCTGCTTCATCCGCGGCTCCGTCGTGCGATACGTGCAGCTTCCGGCCGACGAAGTCGACACACACCTCTTGCAAGACGCCGCCAGGAAAGAAGCCGTTTCAGCGCGGTGA